In Sebaldella sp. S0638, one genomic interval encodes:
- a CDS encoding STM4015 family protein gives MEKDIEKFYLDWEESEEQGVVLADKVKAYLDEHGTYNAEKLVIGMWESAYDNAPDKLVKYLVDNKEKFPNLKELYWGDISWEECEVSWIQNTDLAPVVNSFDLETLIVKGGCGLRFKEMKSGTLKKIEIISGGTGKSVLSDIVSAELPLLEHLEIYMGVDNYGFDGTIKDIIPFTKKENFPKLKYLGLKNSDIEDEICEAVLKGDILPQLEILDLSYGTLSDDGVDMLFEEIDKISHLKELNIYYNYASKKHLKKLKEKLDELGIKSHCDQGDADLDEEDDYRYPYITE, from the coding sequence AGTTCTTGCTGATAAAGTAAAGGCATATCTGGATGAACACGGTACATATAATGCGGAAAAACTGGTTATAGGGATGTGGGAATCAGCTTATGACAATGCACCTGACAAGCTTGTAAAATATCTTGTGGATAACAAGGAAAAATTTCCTAATCTGAAAGAGTTATACTGGGGAGATATCTCATGGGAAGAGTGTGAGGTTTCGTGGATACAGAATACTGATCTGGCTCCTGTGGTTAATTCTTTTGATTTGGAGACTTTGATAGTAAAAGGCGGATGCGGTCTCAGGTTTAAGGAAATGAAAAGCGGTACTTTGAAAAAAATCGAAATCATATCAGGCGGAACAGGAAAATCGGTATTAAGTGATATAGTAAGTGCTGAATTGCCGTTGCTGGAACATTTGGAAATATATATGGGCGTAGATAATTACGGTTTTGACGGTACTATTAAGGATATAATTCCTTTTACAAAAAAGGAAAATTTTCCGAAATTAAAATACCTTGGATTGAAGAACAGCGACATAGAAGATGAAATATGTGAGGCAGTGCTGAAAGGAGATATCCTTCCACAGCTTGAAATACTTGATCTTTCTTACGGTACACTTAGTGATGACGGCGTAGATATGCTTTTTGAAGAGATAGACAAGATATCACACCTTAAAGAATTAAATATATACTATAACTATGCTTCAAAAAAGCATTTGAAGAAATTGAAGGAAAAACTGGATGAACTGGGGATAAAGTCACACTGTGATCAGGGTGATGCTGATCTTGACGAAGAAGACGACTACAGATATCCTTATATAACAGAGTAG